Within Terriglobales bacterium, the genomic segment CCGGACAGCGACATCCTCGGAGGCCTCACTCCCGGCGTGAGCCGCGTCACCAACCGCGACCTGGCGACCATGATGGTTTCAGTCAGCGACAACTCCGCCGCCAACATCCTCATCGAGCGCGTGGGCATAGAGAACGTCAACGCGCTGCTCGACTCGCTCGGCCTCAAGCAGACCCGCCTGCGTCGCAAGATGATGGACCTGGAAGCCGCCAAGCAGGGCCGCGAGAACGTTGCTACCCCGCGTGAGCTGGCCGCGCTGCTCGAAGCCATCTACGGCGGCAAGGTCATCGAGAAGCCGCTGGCCGATGACTTCTTCAAAATACTGGCTTCCGGCCGCACCCACTACAAAGCCTACTTCCGCGCCGGCGGCATCCCCGACGACGTGGTCGTGGCCGAGAAAGAGGGCGAGCTCGAAGGCGTGCGCGCCGATTGCGGCGTGGTCTTCGTCCCCGGGCGGCCGTTCGTCCTGTGCGTGATGACCAACTACCTGGCGGACGAAAGGGAAGGAGAGGCGGCCATCAGCCGCATCGCCGGCGCCGCCTACCGCACCTTCGACCGCCTGGGCCGGGCGTCACCATACGGGCGCATCATCTCCCCGCGCAGTAGCGGAAGCCCGAAATAGTCTGCCGCCCCGCGCTTCAGCCCTTCGGTCGTCCGTATCAGGGCG encodes:
- a CDS encoding serine hydrolase, translating into PDSDILGGLTPGVSRVTNRDLATMMVSVSDNSAANILIERVGIENVNALLDSLGLKQTRLRRKMMDLEAAKQGRENVATPRELAALLEAIYGGKVIEKPLADDFFKILASGRTHYKAYFRAGGIPDDVVVAEKEGELEGVRADCGVVFVPGRPFVLCVMTNYLADEREGEAAISRIAGAAYRTFDRLGRASPYGRIISPRSSGSPK